In the genome of Paenibacillus pabuli, one region contains:
- a CDS encoding serine hydrolase domain-containing protein, with the protein MSILKKVPVLLVIILCIWSPGLSSAENVGDFKLHLDKKIPQLQQKYGVAGVAVGIVQDGKPAYILHYGYADQSRKIALNEDTLFQAGSISKSLTAWGILHLVEEGKLSLDDPVDKFLTRWHLPNGVYNRKEVTIRRLLSHTAGLSAHRGYLGAEPGKPLSSIEESLSGTGLLNTPLTIDHKPGTEPLYSGAGYTLLQLVIEEITGMPFDRYMVEQVMQPLDMQHSTFQQNPANPKLSKAYGYFGQQIPAYQFTEQAAAGLQTTAGDMVKLILASMESKNNDHQGRGVISSKLVREMQTPVISENALGIFSRTLSNQNTLLYHSGDNRGWHSFYGWIPSTGDGLVILTNSETGVDLRQEVYHDWIQSQTGIRPEKQDALMQAQRVNALIAIVLGAWVSAYLLLFCISLFQGKRLFITKHPHIHVVRLAFRSIMLVLISSALFYLSYAATLVNLHSGKKGILICILIWLGAWFATGFFPKKRNHIDRISNMDSPEL; encoded by the coding sequence ATGAGTATTTTGAAGAAGGTACCCGTGTTACTTGTAATTATTCTATGTATCTGGTCACCGGGCTTATCCTCCGCAGAAAATGTGGGTGACTTTAAGCTTCATCTGGACAAGAAAATTCCTCAACTTCAACAAAAGTATGGGGTTGCCGGTGTAGCTGTTGGTATTGTTCAAGATGGGAAACCCGCCTACATACTTCACTACGGATATGCAGACCAATCTCGTAAAATCGCCCTGAATGAAGATACCCTGTTTCAGGCAGGTTCTATTTCCAAAAGCCTGACCGCATGGGGAATACTGCATCTGGTTGAAGAAGGTAAACTGTCGCTCGACGATCCAGTTGACAAATTTCTTACACGTTGGCATCTGCCCAATGGGGTTTATAATCGAAAAGAAGTCACCATTCGAAGACTACTGAGCCATACAGCTGGTCTTTCTGCACATCGTGGATACTTGGGCGCAGAACCGGGAAAGCCACTTTCCTCTATTGAAGAGTCCTTATCGGGTACAGGGCTTCTGAATACTCCGTTAACGATTGATCACAAACCTGGAACTGAACCCCTGTATTCAGGGGCAGGGTACACTTTACTACAGCTCGTCATTGAAGAGATTACGGGCATGCCTTTTGATCGATACATGGTTGAGCAGGTCATGCAACCACTGGACATGCAGCATAGTACATTTCAACAAAATCCAGCTAACCCCAAACTTTCTAAAGCTTACGGTTATTTTGGGCAACAGATTCCTGCTTATCAGTTCACCGAGCAAGCTGCGGCCGGATTGCAGACAACAGCCGGTGATATGGTAAAACTCATTCTGGCCAGCATGGAAAGCAAAAATAATGATCATCAAGGGCGGGGAGTCATTTCAAGCAAACTTGTTAGAGAGATGCAGACCCCCGTCATTTCGGAGAACGCTTTAGGCATATTTTCAAGAACATTATCCAATCAAAACACTCTTCTCTATCATTCCGGTGACAATCGGGGATGGCATTCCTTTTATGGCTGGATTCCCTCCACAGGAGACGGGTTAGTCATACTGACCAACAGCGAGACCGGCGTAGATTTGCGTCAGGAAGTGTATCACGACTGGATCCAATCCCAAACCGGAATTCGCCCTGAAAAGCAAGATGCACTTATGCAGGCTCAAAGAGTCAACGCCTTGATTGCTATAGTTCTCGGTGCATGGGTTAGCGCATACCTCCTGCTTTTTTGCATTTCCCTATTTCAAGGAAAAAGGTTGTTTATAACGAAGCACCCCCATATACACGTTGTTCGATTAGCCTTTCGATCCATCATGCTAGTGCTCATAAGTTCAGCACTGTTTTATCTGTCCTATGCAGCAACCCTTGTGAACCTGCATTCAGGCAAAAAGGGCATCTTGATTTGTATCCTGATCTGGCTTGGGGCATGGTTCGCCACTGGCTTTTTCCCCAAAAAAAGAAACCATATTGATCGTATATCCAACATGGATTCCCCGGAGCTTTAA
- a CDS encoding cache domain-containing sensor histidine kinase produces MSRIKNAFTTLPIHHKTILLIGLLMMISFTFYVSILGYVFSIYDRQIYEKSSQVLNMSSVGIENQLREIANLSFKIMSDEPLQQYLLQLDKAESGYEKNGLRKKITNRLVAYAGSEKYVYSMLFIDNDNNVMAAGNREGISEKKQREVVALGQRYSGSNAWYTGGDQQARLLSVRQVKSFTGGAFTLEKLGTLVIRVRLDRIVQDQMQHPAEDSQLLITDGREVIYPTESTVSKSEIESELKRTQPYGIAMFEQGRNFVARAHSSYTDWVYLYMTPFDQMFKQIQFVKQLVTVIFIMIFLAALVFGAKFSRSITQPIAQLIKKMRNIEKGDLDKLEEAALGNIPISSQNEVGLLHRTFKMMLQRIRELIDENYAKQLVIRETELKALQAQINPHFLYNTLESINWLAKMQKQHQISEMVEALGFLLRSSVNMSEKWITLERELDIVRSYVTIQHTRFEERLDFDMDIAPEVGTARIPKLTLQPLVENAIHYALEPSIEPCRIRIRARADGDNVVIEVEDDGPGMTLEFLEQLQEGRIQTRGQGIGLSNIKERIRLTFGDEGEMIMSSNPGSGTIVSIRIPWIREDDDDVQSDARR; encoded by the coding sequence ATGAGTAGAATTAAAAACGCTTTCACGACTTTGCCGATTCATCATAAAACCATTCTTCTCATCGGATTACTGATGATGATCAGCTTCACGTTCTATGTATCTATCCTGGGCTATGTGTTCAGCATTTATGACCGACAAATCTATGAGAAATCCTCACAGGTGCTTAATATGTCTTCAGTGGGCATCGAGAACCAACTGCGTGAGATTGCCAACTTGTCTTTCAAGATCATGTCTGATGAGCCGCTGCAGCAATATCTTCTCCAACTGGATAAGGCGGAATCAGGATATGAAAAAAACGGGCTGCGTAAAAAAATTACCAACAGATTGGTCGCATATGCCGGTTCGGAGAAATACGTCTATTCCATGCTTTTTATCGATAATGATAATAATGTGATGGCAGCTGGAAACAGGGAAGGGATCTCGGAGAAGAAGCAAAGGGAAGTGGTTGCTTTAGGACAGCGATATTCAGGCTCCAATGCATGGTATACGGGCGGGGATCAACAAGCCAGGCTACTATCGGTTCGACAGGTAAAGTCTTTTACCGGTGGAGCATTCACGCTGGAGAAGTTGGGTACGCTGGTTATTCGTGTACGACTGGATCGGATTGTGCAGGATCAGATGCAGCACCCGGCAGAGGATTCACAATTATTAATTACAGATGGCCGGGAAGTAATTTACCCAACAGAGTCGACTGTCAGTAAGTCTGAAATCGAATCTGAACTGAAGCGAACTCAGCCCTATGGGATAGCCATGTTTGAGCAGGGAAGAAATTTTGTCGCTCGTGCGCATTCGTCATATACCGATTGGGTGTATCTGTATATGACGCCCTTTGACCAAATGTTTAAGCAGATTCAGTTTGTCAAACAGCTGGTAACCGTCATTTTTATCATGATATTCCTCGCAGCGCTTGTATTCGGAGCCAAGTTCTCCCGCAGCATTACACAGCCAATCGCCCAGTTGATCAAGAAAATGCGCAATATCGAAAAGGGAGATCTGGATAAGCTGGAGGAAGCAGCGCTTGGAAACATTCCGATATCTTCACAAAATGAGGTTGGGTTGCTGCACCGCACGTTCAAGATGATGTTACAGCGTATACGCGAACTCATTGATGAGAATTATGCGAAGCAGCTCGTGATACGAGAGACTGAATTGAAAGCGCTTCAGGCACAGATTAATCCGCATTTTCTATATAACACACTGGAATCCATCAACTGGCTTGCCAAAATGCAGAAGCAGCATCAAATTTCTGAAATGGTTGAAGCTCTAGGATTTCTGCTTCGAAGCTCAGTGAATATGTCCGAGAAGTGGATTACTTTGGAAAGGGAACTGGACATCGTTCGCAGTTATGTGACGATCCAGCACACGCGATTCGAGGAAAGACTTGATTTTGACATGGACATTGCGCCTGAAGTGGGAACTGCGCGCATTCCGAAGTTAACCCTGCAGCCATTGGTGGAGAACGCCATTCATTATGCATTGGAGCCAAGCATAGAACCTTGCCGTATTCGCATCAGGGCGAGAGCGGACGGAGACAACGTTGTAATTGAGGTGGAAGACGATGGGCCGGGCATGACCCTTGAATTCCTGGAACAATTGCAGGAGGGACGCATACAGACGAGGGGACAGGGAATTGGACTGTCGAACATCAAGGAACGGATCAGATTGACCTTCGGGGACGAAGGCGAAATGATCATGAGCAGCAATCCCGGATCAGGGACCATAGTATCGATCAGAATACCTTGGATCAGAGAGGACGATGACGATGTACAAAGTGATGCTCGTAGATGA
- a CDS encoding response regulator transcription factor, with the protein MYKVMLVDDERVILEGISQVVDWAAAGTELVDTARNGIEALDKISHSRPDIIITDISMPGLDGLGLIEKASEAYPGLRFIMLSGYKEFEYARRAMQYGVKHYLLKPCNENQIHDALSELLQEHQDAQVKEHVAGEMKQRLQRVLPHVKEQFLLEFMTNQTYGPVDLEYYQELFDLELEDNEVRLLLFRIADEHDYSHLFAIKNIASDLLPHVLLSTTIEGKLLILLGDSDDPVCLMESIEEVRAAFTRLYKLEVTAALSEADRMIQSRRLFREALQCLNHRFFIGEGKLITKSDLTLAGECEGGHLEQDAEKLCQLIKSGNTEEVAAEVDRLFELLSGQQLEIGITRSYVVQLYSAMIQVCPPEEATEFTQRMAELPHMDTLSGLKSFVASSAARLTSGYYKNHISRQSSAVEKMMDIVDRHYGEADLSLNGVAHQMLYMNPDYLGKIFKKVTGENFSNYVNRLRIERACDHIRRGGDVKVFELAELFGFGGNSQYFSQVFKKWTGMTPTEFRRTGL; encoded by the coding sequence ATGTACAAAGTGATGCTCGTAGATGATGAACGTGTCATTCTGGAGGGGATATCGCAAGTTGTGGATTGGGCTGCAGCGGGAACGGAACTGGTGGATACTGCGAGAAACGGGATTGAAGCGCTGGATAAAATCAGTCATTCCAGACCGGATATTATCATTACGGATATATCCATGCCAGGCCTGGATGGCCTTGGACTCATTGAAAAAGCATCTGAAGCTTACCCTGGACTACGTTTTATCATGCTGTCTGGATACAAGGAGTTCGAATACGCCCGTCGGGCCATGCAATATGGAGTGAAGCATTATCTGCTCAAACCGTGTAATGAGAATCAGATTCATGATGCCTTGTCCGAGCTGCTTCAGGAACACCAGGATGCCCAGGTGAAGGAGCATGTGGCCGGAGAGATGAAACAGCGGCTGCAGCGTGTGCTCCCACATGTGAAGGAGCAGTTCTTGCTGGAATTTATGACGAACCAAACCTATGGACCGGTTGATTTGGAGTATTATCAGGAGCTGTTTGATCTGGAGCTGGAGGATAACGAAGTTCGACTATTGCTGTTCCGGATTGCAGATGAGCATGATTATAGTCATTTATTTGCCATTAAAAATATTGCGAGTGATCTGCTGCCACATGTTCTGTTAAGCACGACCATTGAAGGAAAACTGTTAATTCTGCTGGGGGACTCCGACGATCCGGTCTGTCTCATGGAGAGCATTGAGGAAGTGCGGGCTGCTTTCACTAGACTATATAAACTGGAAGTTACGGCTGCCCTCAGTGAAGCAGACCGAATGATCCAGTCCCGACGGTTGTTCCGTGAGGCGCTGCAGTGTCTGAATCACCGCTTCTTTATCGGCGAAGGCAAGCTGATTACCAAAAGTGATCTGACCCTGGCCGGGGAATGTGAAGGGGGCCACCTTGAACAGGATGCAGAGAAGCTCTGCCAATTGATTAAGTCAGGCAATACCGAAGAAGTTGCAGCCGAAGTGGATCGCCTGTTCGAGCTTTTGTCCGGTCAACAGCTTGAAATCGGGATTACTCGTTCGTATGTGGTGCAGTTATACTCTGCCATGATTCAAGTCTGTCCTCCTGAGGAGGCAACGGAATTTACTCAACGCATGGCGGAACTGCCCCATATGGATACATTGTCCGGTTTAAAATCCTTTGTAGCCAGCAGCGCAGCCCGGTTAACCTCCGGTTATTACAAAAATCATATTAGCCGTCAGTCATCTGCCGTGGAGAAAATGATGGATATTGTGGACCGCCACTATGGCGAAGCTGATCTGTCGCTTAACGGGGTTGCCCATCAGATGTTATATATGAATCCGGATTATCTCGGCAAAATTTTCAAAAAAGTGACGGGCGAAAACTTCTCCAACTATGTGAATCGTTTGCGCATTGAGCGTGCCTGCGACCATATTCGCAGAGGTGGGGATGTGAAAGTTTTTGAGCTTGCCGAATTGTTTGGCTTCGGAGGGAATTCGCAATATTTCAGTCAGGTATTCAAAAAGTGGACTGGCATGACACCTACCGAGTTCCGCAGAACTGGCTTATAA